A genomic segment from Agrobacterium vitis encodes:
- a CDS encoding DUF1289 domain-containing protein, with the protein MTNAQASSPCATSPCIGVCTLDETSAFCLGCGRSLNHIANWSRYSEQQRTEIMLSLRGSPPVEQD; encoded by the coding sequence ATGACAAACGCTCAAGCCTCTTCGCCCTGCGCCACCTCGCCTTGCATTGGCGTCTGCACTCTGGACGAGACCAGTGCCTTCTGCCTGGGCTGCGGGCGCAGCCTGAACCATATCGCCAATTGGTCGCGCTATAGCGAGCAGCAACGGACGGAAATCATGCTGAGCTTGCGAGGGTCTCCACCGGTAGAACAGGATTAG
- a CDS encoding adenosylcobinamide-GDP ribazoletransferase: protein MTLTAFVDDLARSLGFLSRLPIASHFFQNHSGEMSRTPRAFPLAGAVIAAPAGLLLALMLGLGASSLIAAFAAIGLQVLLTGALHEDGFADTADGLGGANREKALDIMKDSRVGTFGVLALVFSIGLRVAALASLVNSLSPIHVALVMIGIAAVSRALMVWHWHALPPAKPDGVAASLGKPDDNSLYAALFLGLAVAVVTIAPVTSFHPLVVMLVASGAAAFAANRLVSHRLGGQTGDTIGATQQICEITALASIAMAL from the coding sequence ATGACCCTGACTGCATTTGTCGACGATCTCGCCCGTTCGCTCGGCTTCCTCAGCCGCCTGCCGATCGCTTCGCATTTTTTCCAAAACCATTCCGGCGAAATGAGCCGCACGCCCCGCGCCTTTCCTCTGGCCGGTGCGGTCATTGCTGCCCCCGCTGGCCTGTTGCTGGCCCTAATGCTGGGCCTCGGCGCCAGCAGTCTGATCGCCGCTTTTGCCGCAATTGGTTTGCAGGTTCTGCTGACCGGCGCTTTGCATGAGGACGGCTTTGCCGACACAGCCGATGGCCTCGGGGGTGCCAACCGCGAAAAAGCGCTGGACATCATGAAAGACAGCCGGGTCGGCACCTTTGGCGTCTTGGCACTGGTTTTTAGCATTGGCCTGCGGGTCGCGGCGCTGGCCTCGCTGGTCAATAGTCTCTCTCCTATCCATGTTGCGCTGGTGATGATCGGCATTGCCGCCGTCAGCCGGGCGCTGATGGTTTGGCATTGGCACGCCCTGCCCCCGGCAAAACCCGATGGTGTCGCGGCATCGCTTGGAAAACCGGATGATAATAGCCTATATGCGGCCCTGTTCCTCGGCTTGGCCGTCGCGGTTGTCACCATCGCGCCAGTTACCTCTTTTCATCCGCTGGTGGTCATGCTTGTCGCAAGTGGCGCGGCGGCCTTCGCGGCCAATCGGCTGGTCTCGCACAGGCTAGGCGGCCAGACTGGTGATACCATAGGCGCTACCCAACAGATTTGTGAAATCACCGCGCTGGCCAGCATCGCCATGGCCTTGTAG
- the cobT gene encoding nicotinate-nucleotide--dimethylbenzimidazole phosphoribosyltransferase yields MSVTGLPFDDFRVLLRDLPGPDSHALVAARDRDRQLTKPPGSLGRLEEIAMWLAAWSGRAPAVNRPLVAIFAGNHGVARHGITPFPSSVTQQMVENFAAGGAAINQICVAHDLGLKIFDLALDYPTGDITVEPALSERDCAATMAFGMEAIAGGTDLLCLGEMGIGNTTIAAAINLALYGGSAEDWVGPGTGSQGEMLERKIAVVKQAVEFHRDHLSDPLEVMRRLGGREIAAMAGAILAARMERIPVLIDGYVATAAAALLKAANPSALDHCLIGHVSAEPGHLKAIDKLGKTPLLALGMRLGEGTGAALAAGIVKAAAACHTGMATFEQAGVTNAGTH; encoded by the coding sequence ATGAGTGTAACCGGCCTGCCGTTTGACGATTTCCGAGTGCTGCTGCGCGATTTGCCAGGGCCTGACAGCCATGCGCTTGTGGCGGCCCGCGACCGCGACCGTCAATTGACCAAGCCGCCGGGCTCGCTTGGACGGCTGGAAGAAATCGCCATGTGGCTTGCCGCCTGGAGTGGCCGTGCGCCGGCGGTGAACCGTCCACTGGTGGCGATCTTTGCCGGCAATCACGGCGTGGCCCGGCATGGGATTACCCCGTTTCCGTCCTCCGTCACCCAGCAGATGGTGGAGAATTTCGCAGCCGGTGGAGCGGCGATCAACCAGATTTGCGTTGCCCACGATCTCGGCCTGAAGATTTTCGATCTGGCGCTGGATTATCCGACTGGCGATATTACCGTCGAGCCGGCTTTGTCGGAGCGTGATTGTGCGGCCACTATGGCCTTCGGCATGGAAGCGATCGCCGGTGGCACGGATCTGCTGTGCCTCGGCGAAATGGGGATTGGCAATACGACCATTGCCGCAGCAATCAATCTGGCGCTTTACGGCGGTTCTGCCGAGGACTGGGTCGGGCCTGGCACCGGCTCGCAAGGTGAGATGCTGGAGCGCAAGATCGCTGTGGTCAAACAGGCGGTCGAGTTTCACCGCGATCACCTTTCCGATCCGCTGGAAGTGATGCGCCGTCTGGGAGGACGCGAAATCGCCGCCATGGCAGGCGCCATTCTTGCGGCACGAATGGAGCGCATTCCGGTGCTGATCGACGGTTATGTGGCAACGGCTGCCGCTGCCCTGCTGAAAGCTGCCAATCCCTCGGCGCTCGACCATTGCCTGATCGGCCATGTCTCGGCGGAGCCGGGGCATTTGAAGGCCATCGACAAGCTGGGCAAGACGCCGCTTCTGGCGCTTGGCATGCGGCTGGGCGAGGGGACCGGTGCAGCCCTTGCAGCTGGCATCGTCAAGGCGGCTGCGGCCTGCCATACGGGGATGGCGACCTTCGAACAGGCCGGCGTGACCAATGCCGGCACCCATTGA
- a CDS encoding diacylglycerol kinase, whose amino-acid sequence MSLEDDKPAPFEKKTGFAHLFAATRYSMQGARRLWREAAFRHEVLAFATGLLLLALRGAAPVYYLGFLLLMLVLFSVEALNTAIEDVIDRISPEFSIVARNAKDLGSFAVFCLLVANGLYISWVMFFAG is encoded by the coding sequence ATGAGTTTAGAAGACGATAAACCCGCCCCCTTTGAGAAAAAGACCGGGTTTGCCCATCTTTTTGCTGCCACTCGCTATTCCATGCAGGGCGCGCGCCGCTTGTGGCGCGAGGCCGCGTTTCGCCATGAAGTGCTGGCGTTCGCAACCGGCCTGCTGCTCCTCGCGCTGCGGGGTGCAGCACCCGTCTATTACCTCGGCTTTTTACTGTTGATGCTGGTGCTTTTTTCCGTCGAGGCTCTAAATACCGCCATCGAAGACGTGATCGACCGGATTTCACCGGAATTTTCGATCGTCGCTCGCAATGCGAAGGACTTAGGATCATTTGCGGTGTTCTGCCTGTTGGTTGCCAATGGGCTCTATATCAGCTGGGTGATGTTTTTCGCTGGCTGA
- a CDS encoding carbohydrate porin: MKQGKRTCAVASLATERGLEYSIHAAKLFCALCLIVLFGIAVPVAAQPALVADVSSSGLGNLPDPVYEGPLASVGKSLHDNGIDLRLDYFNIYQSSPTYGFSSTAYGGLIFDATGHLSPDFRLRLTETFNFPAHNVGGYANVFVGPVRDKSDTDLTRLTFQADFFDDRLLIEAGRMGLVENFLTRGFCDGPACVNSTQGATLHLPEAGLAVWGARAAYKMTPNTTAGFGIVENNTDNWLDGDGWDWEKGSTDGYIAVANIIHAESFMDTPRPLKFEIGAYRRSAAYNDALYDDGPGNPTFSSASPTVITHKNGTNGLYGQVRKVLWSDPNGGPVPKNLAFYGGVFHTLGDGQAYPWEAYAGLEYSGFLPENPLTTIGASIHYIALSEERAQYETNARRVMAGLDQRQSKDTFMFDVHARTGLFNRGVLNAGAAYIVNPNTIVPTDFSSKQQKDGFFFYVALAFDLGGSLGLSPRIGP; encoded by the coding sequence TTGAAGCAGGGAAAGAGGACGTGTGCCGTCGCCAGTCTGGCGACGGAGAGAGGGCTCGAATACAGTATTCATGCAGCAAAACTGTTCTGTGCATTGTGTTTGATCGTGCTGTTTGGAATTGCTGTCCCAGTGGCGGCCCAGCCTGCTTTGGTTGCCGATGTGTCCTCATCTGGCCTGGGGAACCTTCCCGATCCGGTTTACGAAGGCCCTTTGGCGTCCGTTGGAAAATCTCTGCATGATAACGGAATTGACCTCAGGTTGGACTATTTCAACATTTACCAGAGTTCCCCGACATATGGATTCAGCTCGACTGCCTATGGTGGGTTAATCTTTGACGCGACTGGTCATCTGTCGCCTGATTTTCGACTAAGGCTCACGGAAACGTTTAATTTTCCGGCCCACAATGTCGGTGGTTACGCGAATGTCTTCGTTGGGCCTGTTCGCGACAAGTCAGACACGGATCTTACCCGCTTAACATTCCAGGCGGATTTTTTCGATGATCGTCTCCTGATCGAGGCTGGTCGTATGGGGCTTGTTGAAAATTTCCTGACCAGAGGCTTCTGCGACGGTCCCGCCTGTGTGAACTCCACACAAGGGGCAACCCTCCATCTCCCTGAGGCGGGGCTTGCCGTTTGGGGCGCGCGGGCGGCATATAAAATGACGCCCAACACAACGGCGGGCTTCGGTATCGTTGAAAACAATACTGACAATTGGCTAGACGGCGATGGTTGGGATTGGGAAAAGGGCAGTACCGATGGGTATATTGCGGTTGCCAACATTATTCATGCAGAGAGTTTCATGGATACCCCTCGTCCTCTAAAATTCGAGATTGGTGCCTATCGTCGCTCGGCCGCCTATAATGATGCACTCTATGATGATGGGCCTGGAAACCCAACATTCAGCTCCGCTTCGCCGACTGTCATCACCCATAAAAATGGCACGAACGGTCTTTATGGACAGGTCCGAAAAGTCCTGTGGAGCGATCCTAACGGTGGTCCGGTTCCGAAGAATCTGGCGTTCTATGGTGGTGTTTTCCACACGTTGGGTGACGGCCAGGCCTATCCCTGGGAAGCCTATGCTGGCCTTGAATATTCGGGCTTCCTGCCAGAAAATCCGCTCACCACGATAGGTGCGTCGATCCATTATATCGCCCTCAGCGAGGAACGTGCGCAATATGAAACAAACGCCCGGCGGGTCATGGCAGGGCTTGATCAGCGCCAGTCGAAGGACACGTTCATGTTTGATGTGCATGCAAGAACGGGACTGTTCAACAGGGGCGTTCTCAACGCTGGTGCCGCGTATATCGTCAATCCGAACACAATCGTTCCGACCGATTTCTCGTCAAAACAACAGAAGGACGGCTTCTTCTTTTATGTAGCGCTGGCGTTCGACCTCGGCGGCAGCCTGGGACTTTCGCCCCGCATAGGGCCTTAA
- a CDS encoding BON domain-containing protein: MIYAKHGNAASTEDELRDLEERDINDGWPYSDTPAAASDAPENRAYGETAGNFDRDTNRGYRIDTVEADGEEKPLKDGLSPATIGREDSDDIESRIAERFESVDDMELDNIEISVDGHTATLSGMVDTNEELRMAARLALSVPGVRHVINEIEAMGVDAHQPDED; the protein is encoded by the coding sequence ATGATTTATGCCAAGCATGGAAACGCTGCATCCACCGAAGACGAATTGCGGGACTTGGAAGAGCGCGACATCAACGATGGATGGCCTTATTCCGACACACCGGCAGCGGCCTCGGACGCGCCGGAAAATCGTGCTTACGGAGAAACCGCTGGCAATTTTGACCGTGATACTAATCGTGGCTACCGAATCGATACCGTCGAGGCCGATGGTGAAGAAAAGCCATTGAAGGACGGTTTGAGCCCCGCCACCATCGGTCGTGAAGACAGCGATGACATTGAGAGCCGCATTGCCGAACGGTTCGAGTCAGTCGACGACATGGAGCTCGATAACATCGAAATCAGCGTCGATGGCCATACGGCGACCTTAAGTGGCATGGTCGACACCAATGAAGAACTGCGGATGGCGGCGCGTTTGGCGCTCAGTGTTCCCGGCGTTCGTCATGTCATCAACGAGATCGAAGCCATGGGGGTCGATGCCCATCAGCCCGATGAGGACTGA
- a CDS encoding peptide deformylase — protein MALKILRYPHPLLAKPCQAVTAFDDKLISFADALYNAMRAAPGVGITAAHVGELVRLVILDLPELGGRRDYVNPEILSFSQNTLEHDEGSVCMPGMTETVTRPRQITLRYQSLDGTVHEEELQDFAAICMQHEIDQLDGLFWIQRLSRLKRDRLLKKWQKAISSQT, from the coding sequence ATGGCCCTGAAAATCCTGCGCTACCCTCATCCACTGCTGGCGAAGCCTTGCCAGGCCGTGACGGCGTTTGACGATAAACTGATCAGTTTTGCCGATGCATTATACAATGCCATGCGCGCCGCACCCGGCGTCGGTATTACCGCCGCCCATGTGGGCGAGTTGGTGCGCCTGGTCATCCTCGATCTGCCCGAATTGGGTGGACGGCGTGATTACGTCAATCCTGAAATCCTCTCCTTTTCTCAAAACACTCTGGAGCATGATGAAGGGAGTGTCTGCATGCCGGGCATGACCGAGACCGTGACACGACCGCGCCAGATCACCCTTCGTTACCAATCGCTGGACGGCACGGTTCACGAGGAGGAGCTTCAGGACTTTGCCGCCATCTGCATGCAGCATGAAATAGACCAGCTCGACGGCCTGTTCTGGATCCAGCGGCTCTCCCGCCTGAAACGCGATCGGTTGCTGAAGAAATGGCAGAAGGCAATATCGTCGCAAACATGA
- a CDS encoding Crp/Fnr family transcriptional regulator yields MHSLKSSTGGAETPAVCSECEARHGGVCASLSILQLIELNRISTKRHIEAGGEVIGQGEQISSYSNIVKGVVKLSKMMADGRQQIVGLQFAPDFMGRPFLKESSLTAEAATDAEICAFPRAVIDRLVADAPDFERKLHEQSLKELDEAREWMLTLGRKTAQEKVASFLHLIATHIDPMQAFSKSFDLPLSRADIADFLGLTIETVSRQMTKLRKEGIIVIENNRHVIVPDRRKLREAAGSD; encoded by the coding sequence ATGCATAGTCTAAAAAGCAGCACCGGCGGCGCGGAAACGCCTGCGGTTTGCAGTGAATGCGAAGCCAGGCATGGCGGAGTATGCGCGTCACTTTCGATTCTTCAATTGATCGAGCTCAACCGTATCTCGACAAAGCGCCATATCGAAGCGGGCGGGGAAGTGATCGGCCAGGGAGAGCAGATCTCCAGCTATAGCAATATCGTCAAGGGCGTGGTCAAGCTGTCGAAAATGATGGCAGATGGCCGCCAACAGATCGTTGGCCTGCAATTTGCCCCGGATTTCATGGGGCGCCCCTTCCTGAAGGAAAGCAGTTTGACGGCGGAAGCCGCGACCGACGCGGAAATCTGCGCTTTTCCCCGTGCTGTCATCGACCGGCTGGTCGCCGATGCTCCTGATTTCGAGCGCAAGCTGCACGAACAATCCCTGAAGGAGCTGGATGAAGCCCGCGAATGGATGCTGACGCTCGGTCGTAAAACCGCGCAGGAAAAGGTGGCCAGTTTTCTCCATCTGATTGCCACCCATATCGACCCGATGCAGGCGTTCAGCAAAAGCTTCGACCTGCCGCTTTCGCGCGCCGATATCGCCGACTTCCTCGGCCTGACCATTGAAACCGTCAGCCGGCAGATGACCAAACTGCGCAAGGAGGGCATTATCGTCATCGAGAACAACCGCCATGTCATCGTGCCCGACCGTCGAAAACTGCGCGAGGCGGCTGGCTCCGATTGA
- the hemN gene encoding oxygen-independent coproporphyrinogen III oxidase, producing MPAKALLPKYAAAVPRYTSYPTAPHFHAGVDCGNYAHWLSLLGQGQTISLYIHIPYCDRLCWFCACHTKHTLKYEPITAYLAALFSEIENNARLVGREAVVTAVHLGGGSPTMLRPQDMVALISRLRANFTFADHAEISVEMDPNDLDDARYDALASIGLTRASLGVQDFDPVVQKAINRLQTFEQTKSVVEQVRKRGATSVNCDILYGLPYQTLDSLEKTVLDIVSLKPDRIALFGYAHVPWMKKHQTLIPENALPDIVMRYEQMVRASAMLVAAGYDAIGIDHFALPEDSLAIAARQKRLRRNFQGYTTDGADALIGLGASSISQLPQGYVQNMPATGEYQRLVSENGLAATRGIALSSDDRVRAAVIEKIMCEFGFSFAEIRQAFPDVAEGVIAEAKIFTASNGDDLCRIDREYFTLTPTGRLFARSVAATFDCYFSSGKARHSIAV from the coding sequence ATGCCCGCCAAAGCGCTTCTTCCGAAATATGCCGCCGCCGTTCCGCGCTACACGAGTTATCCGACGGCGCCGCATTTTCATGCCGGTGTTGACTGCGGCAATTATGCGCATTGGCTATCGCTGCTGGGGCAGGGGCAGACGATCTCTCTTTATATTCATATCCCCTATTGCGACAGGCTCTGCTGGTTTTGCGCCTGTCATACCAAACATACACTAAAGTATGAGCCGATAACCGCTTATCTTGCCGCGCTTTTCAGCGAGATCGAAAATAACGCCAGGCTCGTTGGCCGCGAAGCAGTGGTGACGGCTGTGCATCTTGGCGGCGGCTCTCCCACCATGCTGCGCCCACAGGATATGGTGGCGCTGATTAGCCGGCTCCGGGCAAATTTTACCTTTGCCGATCATGCGGAAATCAGCGTTGAAATGGACCCGAACGATCTCGACGATGCCCGCTACGACGCGCTTGCATCCATTGGTTTGACGCGGGCAAGTCTCGGTGTTCAGGATTTCGATCCCGTGGTTCAGAAGGCGATCAACCGTCTCCAGACCTTCGAACAGACTAAATCAGTGGTTGAACAAGTGCGTAAGCGCGGTGCCACCTCAGTCAATTGCGATATTCTCTATGGTCTTCCCTATCAGACCCTCGACAGTCTGGAGAAAACTGTCCTCGACATCGTGTCGTTGAAGCCGGATCGGATCGCGTTATTCGGCTATGCCCATGTGCCCTGGATGAAAAAGCATCAGACGCTGATTCCCGAGAATGCCTTGCCCGATATTGTGATGCGTTATGAACAGATGGTGCGGGCCTCTGCCATGCTGGTTGCGGCTGGCTATGATGCCATCGGCATCGACCATTTTGCATTGCCTGAGGATAGTCTGGCTATCGCGGCACGGCAAAAACGGCTGCGGCGTAATTTCCAGGGTTACACGACGGATGGGGCCGATGCCTTGATCGGACTTGGCGCATCTTCGATCAGCCAACTGCCGCAAGGCTATGTACAGAACATGCCCGCGACTGGAGAATATCAGCGTCTTGTCAGCGAAAACGGTCTTGCCGCGACAAGAGGTATTGCTCTGAGCAGCGACGATCGGGTGCGTGCCGCCGTCATCGAAAAGATCATGTGCGAGTTCGGCTTTTCCTTTGCAGAGATCCGGCAGGCTTTCCCAGATGTCGCCGAGGGTGTGATCGCAGAAGCCAAGATATTCACGGCCTCCAACGGTGACGATCTCTGCCGGATCGACCGGGAATATTTTACTCTGACGCCAACCGGACGGCTCTTTGCCCGCAGTGTTGCGGCCACGTTCGATTGCTACTTTTCCAGCGGTAAGGCCCGTCATTCCATTGCGGTTTGA
- a CDS encoding acyl carrier protein, whose product MTATFDKVADIIAETSEIDRETITPESHTIDDLGIDSLDFLDIVFAIDKEFGIKIPLEQWTQDVNEGKVSTEEYFVLKNLCSKIDELRAAKA is encoded by the coding sequence GTGACCGCTACATTTGACAAAGTTGCCGACATTATTGCTGAGACCAGCGAGATCGATCGGGAAACCATCACTCCTGAGAGCCACACGATCGATGATCTGGGAATCGACAGCCTCGATTTCCTCGACATCGTTTTTGCGATCGACAAGGAATTCGGCATCAAGATTCCGCTCGAACAGTGGACCCAGGATGTCAACGAAGGCAAGGTTTCCACGGAAGAATATTTCGTGCTGAAGAACCTCTGCTCCAAGATCGACGAACTCAGGGCCGCCAAGGCTTGA
- a CDS encoding 3-hydroxyacyl-ACP dehydratase FabZ family protein produces MLLEYFQMIDKVETVDLSALTLKAQSVVPENSPVFEGHFPGMPLVPGVLLIETMAQASGLLVLAVTKFASMPFLMSVDGAKMRSFVEPNAVLDIEAHLEHEGSGFAVTKAKITSAGKKVADCQLKLRTMSFDEVPLGDIVRNRAEQIGLMAAIAAAQ; encoded by the coding sequence ATGCTGCTGGAATATTTCCAGATGATCGACAAGGTCGAGACGGTGGATCTGTCTGCCCTGACCTTGAAGGCGCAATCGGTGGTGCCGGAAAATAGCCCCGTGTTCGAGGGGCATTTTCCGGGCATGCCTCTGGTGCCCGGCGTTCTGTTGATCGAAACCATGGCGCAGGCGTCCGGTCTGCTGGTTCTGGCGGTGACGAAGTTTGCCTCTATGCCGTTCCTGATGTCGGTGGATGGTGCCAAGATGCGCAGCTTTGTCGAGCCGAACGCGGTTCTGGATATCGAGGCGCATCTGGAGCACGAAGGGTCCGGCTTTGCCGTCACCAAGGCGAAGATCACCTCTGCCGGCAAGAAAGTCGCGGATTGCCAGTTGAAGCTGCGCACCATGTCTTTTGACGAAGTGCCGTTGGGCGATATCGTCCGCAACCGCGCCGAGCAGATCGGCCTGATGGCGGCGATTGCTGCTGCGCAATAG
- a CDS encoding beta-ketoacyl-ACP synthase: MHKTPNDVVITGIGIVSCHGTGKEPHLALLSAGTAAVPPVEVEKFAPYPIHPMPQIDWSTQIAKRGDQRQMENWQRLGVYAAGLALDDAGLKDDVQACATMDMIVAAGGGERDINVDTLIVNEGLKRNDRAQLVNEKLTTELRPTLFLAQLSNLMAGNISIVHKVTGSSRTFMGEEAAGISAIETAFARIRAGQSTHSLVGGAFVADRDDIFLLVEGIQAHTTGPWKPLWQRQSGEGGGMILGTVGAFLVLEQRAYAEARGAHIYAVLDAIEGDRGQRADGGLEKRLNRMAGSVGKDIGADALVLSGASGMHEISAREKTALEKAFPGAAIRGFGGVTGHGLEAQFPLGLALAALALDGETIVPAFDPTGEAAMTKSARQAVVTTVGYVRGEGMAHLSAEA; the protein is encoded by the coding sequence ATGCATAAGACGCCCAACGATGTGGTGATCACCGGCATTGGCATTGTCAGCTGCCACGGAACCGGCAAGGAGCCGCATCTTGCGCTTCTGTCTGCGGGAACGGCAGCCGTGCCACCGGTCGAGGTGGAAAAATTTGCGCCTTACCCCATTCATCCGATGCCGCAGATCGATTGGTCGACCCAGATCGCCAAGCGTGGCGACCAGCGGCAGATGGAAAACTGGCAGAGGCTTGGCGTCTATGCCGCCGGTCTGGCGCTCGACGATGCCGGGCTGAAGGACGACGTGCAGGCCTGCGCCACGATGGACATGATCGTGGCAGCCGGTGGCGGTGAGCGCGACATCAATGTCGATACGCTGATCGTCAATGAAGGCCTGAAGCGCAACGACCGTGCCCAGCTGGTCAATGAAAAGCTGACGACCGAGCTGCGCCCGACCCTGTTTCTGGCCCAGCTCTCCAACCTGATGGCTGGTAATATTTCCATCGTCCACAAGGTCACCGGGTCCTCGCGCACCTTTATGGGCGAAGAGGCCGCTGGGATTTCCGCTATTGAGACCGCATTTGCGCGCATCCGCGCCGGTCAATCCACCCATTCGCTAGTGGGTGGCGCGTTCGTGGCTGACCGCGATGATATTTTTCTGCTGGTGGAGGGCATTCAGGCCCATACGACCGGCCCCTGGAAGCCACTTTGGCAGCGCCAGAGCGGCGAGGGCGGCGGCATGATTCTCGGCACCGTCGGCGCTTTTTTGGTTCTGGAGCAGCGTGCTTACGCTGAGGCGCGCGGCGCGCATATCTATGCTGTGCTTGATGCCATCGAGGGTGACCGTGGCCAGCGTGCCGATGGCGGGTTGGAAAAGCGTTTGAACCGCATGGCGGGTTCGGTCGGAAAGGATATTGGCGCAGATGCGCTGGTCCTGTCGGGTGCGAGTGGCATGCATGAAATTTCCGCCCGGGAAAAGACGGCGCTGGAAAAAGCCTTTCCAGGTGCGGCCATTCGCGGCTTCGGTGGGGTAACCGGCCACGGGCTCGAAGCGCAGTTTCCTCTGGGCCTGGCGCTGGCGGCGCTGGCGCTCGATGGAGAAACCATTGTCCCGGCTTTCGATCCCACCGGCGAAGCGGCGATGACCAAATCGGCGCGCCAGGCCGTTGTCACCACGGTCGGTTACGTGCGTGGCGAAGGCATGGCCCATCTGTCGGCTGAGGCGTGA
- a CDS encoding beta-ketoacyl-ACP synthase, with translation MTQSGFESRFKDHLGRPIIAVTGMGVITSLGQGLADNWAKLTGGVSGIHKITRFPTEGLNTRISGTVDFIDIPAINAVERSYAMARETTIEALAQAGLSGDFEGPLFLAAPPVEPEWDDRFALAERAPVESAEGHAYQRLLAAMRAEADPVFLEAVQFGSISERLADRFGTRGLPVTLSTACASGATAIQLGVEAIRQGRTDRALTVATDGSVGAEALIRFALLSALSTQNDPPEKASKPFSKDRDGFVIAEGAATLVLESLEAAIARGAKVLGIMKGCGEKADHFHRTRSSPDGGPAIATIRAALEDAGLSDDGIGYINAHGTSTPENDKMEYGAMLSVFGERLKDQIPVSSNKSMIGHTLTAAGAVEAVFSIQTMLTGTLPPTINYTNPDPSVELDVVPNVKRDAQVSAVLSNSFGFGGQNASLVMTLEPA, from the coding sequence ATGACACAATCCGGTTTCGAATCCCGTTTCAAGGATCATCTCGGTCGTCCGATTATCGCCGTCACCGGCATGGGCGTCATCACCTCACTCGGTCAGGGGCTTGCCGACAATTGGGCAAAGCTGACCGGTGGCGTGTCCGGCATCCACAAGATCACCCGGTTTCCGACCGAAGGGCTGAATACCCGCATCAGCGGCACTGTGGACTTCATCGATATTCCGGCCATCAATGCCGTTGAACGTTCCTATGCCATGGCGCGGGAAACCACCATCGAGGCGCTGGCTCAGGCTGGTCTGTCCGGCGATTTCGAAGGTCCGCTGTTTCTGGCCGCCCCGCCGGTCGAGCCGGAATGGGACGATCGTTTTGCGCTTGCTGAACGCGCACCTGTGGAAAGCGCCGAAGGCCATGCTTATCAACGGCTGCTGGCCGCCATGCGTGCCGAGGCCGATCCGGTGTTTCTGGAAGCCGTGCAGTTCGGCTCGATTTCCGAGCGTCTCGCCGACCGGTTCGGCACGCGCGGCCTGCCGGTGACGCTGTCAACGGCCTGCGCTTCGGGCGCCACAGCCATCCAGCTTGGCGTCGAGGCCATTCGTCAGGGCCGCACGGACCGGGCGCTGACCGTGGCAACCGATGGATCGGTCGGTGCCGAGGCCCTGATCCGCTTCGCGCTGCTCTCGGCGCTGTCTACCCAGAATGATCCGCCGGAAAAGGCGTCCAAGCCCTTCAGCAAGGATCGTGACGGGTTCGTCATCGCCGAAGGTGCGGCAACGCTGGTGCTGGAATCGCTCGAAGCCGCCATTGCCCGTGGCGCCAAGGTGCTTGGCATCATGAAGGGCTGTGGCGAAAAGGCCGACCATTTCCACCGCACCCGTTCCTCACCGGACGGCGGCCCGGCCATTGCCACCATCCGCGCAGCCCTTGAAGATGCCGGTCTTTCCGATGACGGCATCGGCTATATCAATGCGCATGGCACATCGACGCCGGAAAACGACAAGATGGAATATGGCGCCATGCTGTCGGTGTTTGGTGAGCGGTTGAAGGACCAGATTCCCGTGTCGTCCAACAAGTCGATGATTGGCCATACGCTGACGGCAGCCGGTGCGGTCGAAGCGGTATTTTCGATCCAGACCATGCTGACCGGAACGCTGCCGCCGACCATCAACTATACCAATCCCGATCCGAGTGTGGAGCTGGACGTGGTGCCGAACGTCAAGCGCGACGCACAGGTTTCGGCTGTGCTATCCAACAGTTTCGGTTTCGGCGGGCAGAATGCCAGCCTTGTCATGACCCTTGAACCTGCCTGA